From the Maioricimonas rarisocia genome, one window contains:
- a CDS encoding lactoylglutathione lyase family protein: MVFPRTFSHIGISVTDLDQAVDFYTKTLGWYVIMPPTEVVSDDSAIGVMCNDVFGEGWNRFRIAHLATGDRVGIELFEFENAQRPEDNFEYWKTGVFHFCVQDPDVEGLAERIVENGGKQRMPVREYYPGDKPYRMVYCEDPFGNIIEIYSHSYELTYSAGAYQGGGE; encoded by the coding sequence ATCGTGTTTCCTCGAACATTCTCTCACATCGGCATTTCCGTGACGGACCTCGACCAGGCGGTGGACTTCTATACGAAAACCCTGGGCTGGTACGTCATCATGCCTCCCACAGAAGTGGTGTCGGATGACTCTGCCATTGGTGTGATGTGCAACGACGTCTTTGGCGAAGGCTGGAACCGATTTCGCATTGCTCACCTGGCCACGGGCGATCGCGTCGGCATCGAACTCTTCGAGTTCGAGAACGCTCAAAGGCCTGAGGACAACTTCGAGTACTGGAAGACCGGTGTCTTTCACTTCTGCGTGCAGGATCCGGATGTCGAAGGTCTCGCGGAGCGCATCGTCGAGAACGGTGGCAAGCAGAGAATGCCCGTTCGCGAATACTATCCCGGCGATAAGCCTTACCGCATGGTTTACTGCGAAGACCCCTTCGGGAACATCATCGAGATCTACTCCCACAGCTATGAGCTGACGTACTCGGCAGGCGCGTACCAGGGCGGAGGAGAGTGA
- a CDS encoding DUF6968 family protein, which translates to MLAFESQASVSNDVLSDGQVARGTRRRRSRIAETDEFTLDREVHVSKGDTERSDTIRIRCRKEEDHAMCYFPIPEIEPEERPSYGDDILQALWLCLKQIQMRIALAESAGTVLWWAKPGDWCLLK; encoded by the coding sequence ATGCTTGCTTTTGAAAGCCAGGCATCTGTGTCGAATGACGTTCTCTCTGACGGGCAAGTCGCCAGGGGCACCCGACGCCGAAGGAGTAGGATCGCCGAGACGGACGAGTTCACACTGGATCGAGAAGTTCACGTCAGCAAGGGTGACACAGAGAGGTCAGACACGATCAGGATCCGATGTCGCAAAGAAGAGGATCACGCCATGTGCTATTTCCCGATTCCAGAAATTGAGCCGGAAGAGCGGCCATCCTACGGAGACGATATCCTCCAGGCACTCTGGCTCTGCTTGAAACAGATCCAGATGCGCATCGCGCTTGCCGAATCGGCCGGCACTGTCCTCTGGTGGGCCAAGCCAGGAGACTGGTGTTTACTGAAGTGA